From the genome of Clavibacter nebraskensis NCPPB 2581:
GGCCGGCTCGACGAGGAGCGGGCGCGCGCCGAGGCGGCTGGTCCGCACATCGATGAGCGGCACACGCGCCCCATCGTCATCGGCTTCGACGGATCGCCCGCGTCCGAGTCGGCCCTGGATCGCTCGCTGCTCATCGCGGCGGCGCTCATGGCCCCCGTGAGGATCGTCGTCGCCTGGCACCACCCGGTGGCCTCCGGGCAGTTCCCGCTCTCCGGGGATCCCGGGGCCGACCCCCGGCGGCTCCTCGAGGACACCCTCGCCGCGCGGTTCGGCGCGGAGCCGCCGTCGTGGATCACCGGGGAGGCCGTCGAGGGGCTCCCCGCCCGCGTGCTCATCGCCGAGAGCCGGGACGCCGAGATGCTGGTCGTCGGCAGCCGCGGGCACGGCGGGTTCGTCGGCCTGCTGCTCGGATCCGTCAGCGCCGCCTGCGCCGAGCGCGCCGAGTGCCCCGTGCTCGTGATGCACGCGCCGCGCGTCGAGGACGAGGACCCCGTGAGCGCGGGCGCCGAGGCGCTGGGCGACGGCAGCCGCGCGTCCGACCTGCCTGCGCGCGTCGGCGCCTGACCGGGCGCCGACGCTCAGTCGACGGCCGTCCGGACGCGCGGCGGCGCCGGGACAGGCGCGGCCGCGGGCTCGTCGTGCATCACCAGCACCGGGCACCTCGCGTGCTCCGCGCAGGCCGAGCTCACGGAGCCGAGCAGCAGCCCGACGAACCCACCGTGCCCGCGGCTGCCCACGACGAGCATCTGCGCCTCGCGGCTGAGGCGGATCAGCACGCTCGCCGCGCCGCCCTGGTGCAGCTCGGTCGTGAACCACGCGGGCACGTCGGCTCCGAACCGGGCGCGGACGGCGTCGTCGACCATGGCGCGCGCGTACTCCTCCGGCGACCAGTCGACGATGCCGAAGCCGCTGTACTGCACGGGCATCTGCCACGCGGCGACGAGCCGGAGCGGGGCGTCGAGGGCCCGGGCCATCACGATGGCGCGGTCGAGCGCGACGAGCGACGCGGCGGATCCGTCGAAGCCGAGGAGGAGGGGGCGCGCGTCGGCGCGCGGAGCGGGGGTCTGCATGGGTGAGGTCATGCGCGACGGTATCCACGTGGGGGATCCGCGCGGCAGGGCCGAAGGTCCCCGCGGGACCAACGGCCCTGTGGGGCGCGGGAGCGCGGGCGCACCCTGGAGGGGAGGCCGGAGGGCCGGATCCACCGAGGGAGGGACACGAGATGACGCGCGAGGGCTCGACCGAGTACCTGACCCCGGAGCAGTGCCTGGCGCTCCTCCGTCAGCGGTCCGTGGGGCGCATGGCGTTCGTCGCCGACGGCCGCATCGAGCTGTTCCCGGTGGACTACGCGGTCGTCGCCGGCGCCATCCGGATCCACAACTCGGGCGGCACGAAGCAGGCCGCCTTCGACCGTGGCCAGGACGTCGTGTTCGAGGTCGACGAGCCCGGCCCGATCGAGACGTGGAGCGTCGTCGTGCGCGGCGTCGCGCGGCTCGTGCCCGACGGGGCGCCCGCCGCCCCGCGCCTCGCCCCCGCCTCGACCGACCTCGGCCGCTCGCACCGCGTGGAGATCGCGCGGGTCGTGATGACGGGACGCCTGTTCGGGGCGCCGCAGCATCCTGTGCCCGTCGCGCCGGTCCACCCCGTGGCGTGACGCGCAGCGGTCGCGCAGGGCCCATCCCCCGACCCCGCGCGGCCGTGCGCACGTCCCGCCCGCGCCGTCCGCACTCGCGGGCGGAGCGCTCCCGCGTACGGTCGAGGCATGACCCGACCCGCGGATGACCCCGCCTCCGCCGCCCGCATCCGCACGGTCCGCCGGGTCCTCGTCGTGGTCTACGCCCTCCTCACCGTCGGCCAGGCGGTGGTGGGCGTCCTCGCCTTCCGCGTGACGGGCGCCTCCGACGGCATCCGGGCCCTCGGTGTCGTGATGTTCGTGAGCACCGCCCTGTCCGCGGTCCTGTGCGCGCTGTTCGTCGTCGCTCTGCGGCGGTCACGCTAGCCGCGCGGATCACCCGCCGAGCGGCTGCACGTACCGCCGGCACACGTGCACGCGCCGGAACCGGGCGCGCATCTCCTCCTCGCGCTCGATCGGCGCGTGCAGGAACGCGAGTACCGGCCGGCCGAGCCCGTCGGGCGTGATGAAGCCGGTGGGGTCGTCGCCCTCGCCCACGAAGATGTGCAGGTAGCAGGTCAG
Proteins encoded in this window:
- a CDS encoding universal stress protein, with the translated sequence MSARTPAPSRVSPERERFVVVGSAATALEQHAAGSTREHLVRLAAESYDAIVAPGITIHAYLRNLVVHRVRGRLDEERARAEAAGPHIDERHTRPIVIGFDGSPASESALDRSLLIAAALMAPVRIVVAWHHPVASGQFPLSGDPGADPRRLLEDTLAARFGAEPPSWITGEAVEGLPARVLIAESRDAEMLVVGSRGHGGFVGLLLGSVSAACAERAECPVLVMHAPRVEDEDPVSAGAEALGDGSRASDLPARVGA
- a CDS encoding universal stress protein, whose protein sequence is MTSPMQTPAPRADARPLLLGFDGSAASLVALDRAIVMARALDAPLRLVAAWQMPVQYSGFGIVDWSPEEYARAMVDDAVRARFGADVPAWFTTELHQGGAASVLIRLSREAQMLVVGSRGHGGFVGLLLGSVSSACAEHARCPVLVMHDEPAAAPVPAPPRVRTAVD
- a CDS encoding pyridoxamine 5'-phosphate oxidase family protein, encoding MTREGSTEYLTPEQCLALLRQRSVGRMAFVADGRIELFPVDYAVVAGAIRIHNSGGTKQAAFDRGQDVVFEVDEPGPIETWSVVVRGVARLVPDGAPAAPRLAPASTDLGRSHRVEIARVVMTGRLFGAPQHPVPVAPVHPVA